A genomic window from Glaciihabitans sp. INWT7 includes:
- a CDS encoding aldo/keto reductase, with product MKHITLGSTALEVSRIGLGCMGMSAFYSGAGQDDAGAIKTIHRAVDLGVTFFDTAEIYGPYTNESLLGEAFSGRRDKVVIATKFGTILHRGDGSRGLDGSAENIRLSVEGSLSRLKTEYIDLYYQHRMDPDTPVEETVGALAQLIAEGKIRGYGLSEAAPDTIRRAHAVYPVTALQTEYSLWSRDVEAEILPVVRELGIGFVPYSPLGRGFLTGTIRSLDQLEDSDFRKSNPRFQGDNLEANIRIVEQVDAVAAELGAKPGQVALAWLLAQGEDIAPIPGTKRIPYLEENVAADALVLSAAQLAALDAVAAPVGDRYADMSPLNR from the coding sequence ATGAAACACATCACCCTCGGCTCAACCGCTCTCGAGGTCTCCCGCATCGGACTCGGCTGCATGGGCATGTCGGCGTTCTACAGCGGCGCTGGCCAGGACGACGCCGGTGCGATCAAGACGATCCATCGTGCCGTCGATCTCGGTGTCACCTTCTTCGACACCGCCGAGATCTACGGCCCCTATACGAACGAGTCCCTTCTCGGGGAGGCCTTCTCCGGCCGCCGGGACAAGGTGGTGATCGCCACCAAGTTCGGCACGATCCTGCACCGCGGGGATGGCAGCCGCGGCCTCGACGGAAGTGCGGAAAACATTCGACTGTCGGTCGAAGGTTCGTTGTCCCGGCTGAAAACGGAATACATCGACCTCTACTACCAGCACCGCATGGATCCGGATACCCCGGTGGAGGAGACCGTCGGCGCTCTGGCTCAGCTGATCGCAGAGGGCAAGATCCGCGGCTACGGACTCTCCGAGGCGGCGCCCGACACCATCCGTCGCGCACATGCGGTCTATCCGGTCACCGCCCTTCAGACCGAGTATTCGCTCTGGTCGCGCGATGTCGAGGCCGAGATCCTGCCCGTCGTGCGCGAGCTCGGCATCGGCTTCGTGCCGTATTCTCCGCTCGGCCGGGGATTCCTCACCGGCACCATCCGCTCTCTCGACCAGCTCGAAGACAGCGACTTCCGCAAATCCAACCCGAGATTCCAGGGTGACAACCTCGAGGCGAACATCCGCATCGTCGAACAGGTGGATGCCGTGGCCGCAGAACTCGGGGCCAAGCCAGGCCAGGTCGCGCTCGCCTGGCTTCTCGCGCAAGGGGAAGACATCGCGCCGATCCCCGGAACGAAGCGCATCCCCTACCTGGAAGAGAATGTCGCGGCGGATGCCCTCGTACTGTCAGCGGCACAGCTCGCGGCGCTCGATGCCGTCGCGGCCCCGGTGGGGGATCGCTACGCCGACATGAGCCCGCTCAACCGCTAG
- a CDS encoding MerR family transcriptional regulator, whose amino-acid sequence MTLTAPSYSISQVAELTGLSAHALRYYERAGLMLRPIVRASSTHRRYNDADVRWVEFLTKLRSTGLPIARLRQYVDLAREGESTVPDRLELLLLHRISVMAQLAVMTESLAAIDFKIATYQGRTPTE is encoded by the coding sequence ATGACGTTGACCGCCCCCAGCTACTCGATCTCCCAGGTCGCCGAACTCACCGGGTTGTCGGCGCATGCACTGCGCTACTACGAGCGGGCCGGACTGATGCTCAGGCCGATCGTTCGCGCGTCATCCACGCACCGGCGATACAACGACGCGGACGTGCGCTGGGTGGAATTCCTCACCAAGCTCCGTTCGACGGGTCTACCGATCGCCCGGCTGCGCCAATACGTCGATCTGGCCCGCGAGGGCGAGTCGACAGTTCCCGACCGGCTCGAGCTGTTGCTCCTGCACCGGATCTCCGTCATGGCGCAACTCGCCGTGATGACCGAAAGCCTGGCCGCGATCGACTTCAAGATCGCGACCTACCAGGGAAGGACCCCCACGGAATGA